Proteins encoded by one window of Elaeis guineensis isolate ETL-2024a chromosome 12, EG11, whole genome shotgun sequence:
- the LOC105054967 gene encoding mitogen-activated protein kinase 2 isoform X2, with product MNSQTREEVAIKKIGNAFDNRIDAKRTLREIKLLRHMDHENVIAIKDIIRPPKRENFNDVYIVYELMDTDLHQIIRSNQPLTDDHCQYFLYQLLRGLKYVHSAHVLHRDLKPSNLLLNANCDLKIGDFGLARTTSETDFMTEYVVTRWYRAPELLLNCSEYTAAIDIWSVGCILGEIVTREPLFPGKDYVHQLRLITELIGSPDDSSLGFLRSDNARRYVRQLPQYPRQPFQARFPTMSSGAVNLLERMLVFDPSKRITVDEALHHPYLASLHDINDEPVCPAPFSFDFEQPSFTEEDIKELIWRESLKFNPDPMH from the exons ATGAATTCACAGACACGAGAAGAGGTTGCGATTAAGAAGATCGGCAATGCATTTGATAACCGGATCGATGCCAAACGGACTTTAAGAGAAATAAAGCTTCTCCGTCACATGGATCATGAAAAT GTTATTGCAATAAAGGATATCATACGCCCTCCAAAAAGGGAAAACTTCAACGATGTCTACATTGTTTATGAATTAATGGACACCGATCTTCATCAGATAATTCGCTCCAATCAGCCATTGACTGATGACCATTGCCAG TATTTCCTTTATCAGTTACTTCGTGGGCTGAAATACGTGCATTCAGCACATGTCTTGCACCGAGACCTTAAGCCTAGCAATTTGCTCCTGAATGCAAATTGTGACCTTAAGATAGGAGATTTTGGACTGGCTAGGACAACTTCTGAAACTGACTTCATGACGGAGTATGTCGTCACTCGATGGTACCGGGCACCAGAGTTGCTTCTTAATTGTTCAGAGTATACTGCTGCTATTGATATTTGGTCAGTCGGATGCATACTTGGTGAAATCGTGACTCGAGAGCCACTATTTCCTGGAAAAGACTATGTTCATCAGTTAAGGCTGATAACTGAG CTAATAGGTTCACCGGATGACTCGAGCCTTGGGTTTCTTCGAAGTGATAATGCCCGAAGGTATGTGAGGCAGCTCCCTCAATACCCAAGGCAACCATTCCAGGCTAGGTTTCCGACCATGTCTAGTGGAGCTGTTAATTTACTAGAGAGAATGCTGGTGTTCGATCCGAGCAAGAGAATTACAG TTGATGAGGCTCTCCATCACCCTTACCTGGCATCTCTTCATGATATTAATGATGAACCTGTCTGCCCGGCTCCGTTCAGTTTTGATTTTGAACAGCCATCATTTACTGAAGAAGACATTAAAGAACTCATCTGGAGGGAATCTTTGAAATTCAATCCAGATCCAATGCACTAG
- the LOC105054966 gene encoding probable polygalacturonase, which produces MEWQRRNRIASQTLALCIALMAASMETVECAGRSVHLPGGSAGSATRGGAVRQRTHTASLKDFGGVGDGITSNTKAFHAAVAHLAQFAGGGGGMLFVPAGRWLTGPFNLTNSFTLFLHRDAVILATQDMIEWPVIDPLPSYGRGRDHSGGRYSSLIGGSHLTDVVIAGDNGTIDGQGAFWWKNFHEGKLKYTRGYLIELMHSDQILISNLTLLNSPTWNIHPVYSSNIVISQITILAPVHSPNTDGINPDSSSHVRIEDCYIVSGDDCVAIKSGWDEYGIAVGMPSQHIIIQRLTCISPTSAVIALGSEMSGGIQDVRAEDITAIDSESGIRIKTAVGRGGYVKDIFVRGMNLNTMKWVFRMDGNYKSHPDNKYDPHAIPVIKGISYSNIIAKNVKQVASLHGIPNAPFTGICISNVTVQLAAKARKQTWTCTDVEGVSSGVTPAPCASFRDQGAGANPCPFPTGRFTY; this is translated from the exons ATGGAGTGGCAGAGGCGCAATAGGATCGCATCCCAG ACCCTGGCGTTATGTATTGCATTAATGGCAGCATCCATGGAAACGGTGGAATGTGCCGGGCGGAGCGTCCACCTCCCCGGCGGCAGCGCAGGCAGCGCAACCAGAGGTGGGGCAGTGAGACAACGCACCCACACAGCATCGCTGAAGGACTTCGGTGGGGTCGGCGATGGCATCACCTCCAACACGAAGGCGTTCCACGCGGCGGTGGCGCACCTCGCACAGTTCGCCGGTGGCGGCGGTGGGATGCTGTTCGTGCCGGCTGGGCGGTGGCTGACGGGGCCTTTCAATCTCACCAACTCCTTCACCCTCTTCCTCCACCGCGACGCCGTCATCCTCGCGACCCAG GATATGATTGAATGGCCGGTCATCGATCCCCTACCCTCATATGGGAGAGGAAGAGACCATTCTGGTGGGAGATACAGCAGCCTTATTGGAGGATCACACCTCACTGATGTTGTTATTGCAG GGGACAATGGAACGATTGATGGGCAGGGGGCGTTCTGGTGGAAGAACTTCCATGAAGGCAAACTTAAATACACACGTGGGTATCTCATCGAACTAATGCACTCGGACCAGATCCTTATATCCAATCTTACACTACTCAACTCTCCTACATGGAACATCCATCCAGTTTACAGCAG CAATATCGTAATTTCGCAAATCACGATACTTGCGCCAGTCCATTCTCCAAACACAGATGGGATCAACCCAG ACTCCAGCTCCCATGTTCGAATAGAGGACTGCTACATAGTCTCCGGTGATGACTGTGTCGCAATTAAGAGTGGCTGGGATGAGTACGGCATTGCTGTTGGAATGCCGAGCCAGCACATAATTATCCAAAGGCTTACCTGCATCTCTCCAACCAGTGCTGTCATTGCTCTAGGGAGTGAGATGTCTGGTGGAATTCAGGATGTGAGAGCTGAGGATATCACCGCCATCGATTCGGAGTCCGGGATCAGAATCAAGACTGCTGTGGGGAGGGGAGGTTATGTGAAGGATATCTTTGTCAGGGGGATGAATCTCAACACCATGAAGTGGGTGTTCCGGATGGATGGGAACTACAAGTCCCACCCTGATAACAAGTATGATCCCCATGCCATTCCAGTCATCAAAGGGATCAGTTACAGTAATATAATTGCCAAGAATGTAAAACAGGTGGCGAGTTTGCATGGGATTCCAAATGCACCATTTACAGGCATTTGCATTTCTAATGTCACAGTCCAGTTAGCAGCAAAGGCAAGGAAGCAGACATGGACCTGCACTGATGTTGAGGGAGTATCCAGTGGAGTCACTCCTGCACCTTGTGCTTCATTTCGAGATCAGGGTGCTGGTGCTAACCCATGCCCGTTCCCCACCGGTAGATTTACTTATTGA
- the LOC105054967 gene encoding mitogen-activated protein kinase 2 isoform X1 — MEMGSGSGEGHIKGVPTHGGRYVQYNVYGNLFEVTSKYVPPIRPVGRGAYGIVCAAMNSQTREEVAIKKIGNAFDNRIDAKRTLREIKLLRHMDHENVIAIKDIIRPPKRENFNDVYIVYELMDTDLHQIIRSNQPLTDDHCQYFLYQLLRGLKYVHSAHVLHRDLKPSNLLLNANCDLKIGDFGLARTTSETDFMTEYVVTRWYRAPELLLNCSEYTAAIDIWSVGCILGEIVTREPLFPGKDYVHQLRLITELIGSPDDSSLGFLRSDNARRYVRQLPQYPRQPFQARFPTMSSGAVNLLERMLVFDPSKRITVDEALHHPYLASLHDINDEPVCPAPFSFDFEQPSFTEEDIKELIWRESLKFNPDPMH; from the exons atggagatggggtcgggcTCCGGGGAGGGGCACATCAAGGGCGTGCCCACCCACGGCGGCCGCTACGTGCAGTACAATGTGTACGGAAACCTCTTCGAGGTCACCTCCAAGTACGTCCCCCCGATCCGGCCTGTCGGTCGTGGGGCGTACGGCATTGTTTG TGCTGCTATGAATTCACAGACACGAGAAGAGGTTGCGATTAAGAAGATCGGCAATGCATTTGATAACCGGATCGATGCCAAACGGACTTTAAGAGAAATAAAGCTTCTCCGTCACATGGATCATGAAAAT GTTATTGCAATAAAGGATATCATACGCCCTCCAAAAAGGGAAAACTTCAACGATGTCTACATTGTTTATGAATTAATGGACACCGATCTTCATCAGATAATTCGCTCCAATCAGCCATTGACTGATGACCATTGCCAG TATTTCCTTTATCAGTTACTTCGTGGGCTGAAATACGTGCATTCAGCACATGTCTTGCACCGAGACCTTAAGCCTAGCAATTTGCTCCTGAATGCAAATTGTGACCTTAAGATAGGAGATTTTGGACTGGCTAGGACAACTTCTGAAACTGACTTCATGACGGAGTATGTCGTCACTCGATGGTACCGGGCACCAGAGTTGCTTCTTAATTGTTCAGAGTATACTGCTGCTATTGATATTTGGTCAGTCGGATGCATACTTGGTGAAATCGTGACTCGAGAGCCACTATTTCCTGGAAAAGACTATGTTCATCAGTTAAGGCTGATAACTGAG CTAATAGGTTCACCGGATGACTCGAGCCTTGGGTTTCTTCGAAGTGATAATGCCCGAAGGTATGTGAGGCAGCTCCCTCAATACCCAAGGCAACCATTCCAGGCTAGGTTTCCGACCATGTCTAGTGGAGCTGTTAATTTACTAGAGAGAATGCTGGTGTTCGATCCGAGCAAGAGAATTACAG TTGATGAGGCTCTCCATCACCCTTACCTGGCATCTCTTCATGATATTAATGATGAACCTGTCTGCCCGGCTCCGTTCAGTTTTGATTTTGAACAGCCATCATTTACTGAAGAAGACATTAAAGAACTCATCTGGAGGGAATCTTTGAAATTCAATCCAGATCCAATGCACTAG